The Pseudodesulfovibrio sediminis genome includes the window ATCATTCATGATAGTTGTGGGGTGGTGGCCGGAGCATGCGCTCCGACCACCGGTTTTATTGATGAATTAACGGGATTTAACCATGGTCCAGATTTGATCATACATCTTGTTGTCATTGCCCAGATCCTTGATGAACTGCAAGGACGGCATGTAGGATTCTTCAGGATAGATGGCCGGATTTTTGAAGTCTTCAGGTGTAATGAACGGGAAGGCGGCCTTATTCGGGGTGGCGTACTGGGTCCAGTTGGACAGCTTTGCGCCGACTTCGGGTTTCAGTACCCAGTTGATGAAGGTGTATGCCAGGTCCGGGTGGGGGGCGCCGATGGGAATGGACATGTTGTCCACCCAACCGATGGTGCCGCCCTTGGGGTTCACGAAAGCGCAGGTGTCCGGGTTATCGGCCACGGCGCGCAGGGCGTCACCATTGTAGACGATAGCGGCAATGGCGGTGCCTGCTGCAACCTTGGAACGGCCACCGGTACCGACGTCAAAGCCAGCAAAGTACTTGTCGTGTTTGGCTTCAAGCATCTTGTCCATGAGTTTCTTGAGTTCGGTCTTGTCCGTGGTGTTGACGTCCATGCCCATGTAACACTGGGCCACGCCGAGCATCTCGCGCACGGAGTCGATGAAGATGAACGCACCTTCACGTTTGGCGGCATCGAACATGACGGACCATGTGCCGTCGAAATCCTTGATCTTGTCCTTGCGGTACATGAGTCCCAGGGTGCCCCACTGATAGGCCACGGTGTACTTGTTGCCGTCATCCCATGCCGGGTTGATGAAGGTGTCCTGCAGGTTCTTCAGGTTGGGAAGCTTGGAGTGATCCAGTTCCTTGAGCAGATCGAGTTTGATCATGGCGGGG containing:
- a CDS encoding polyamine ABC transporter substrate-binding protein — encoded protein: MRKLLFAAMMVLTVLMLVPSAFAAEEMRLLIWSEYMPEDFLTDFEKDTGIKVRVEYYESMEEMVAKLQAGGKNQYDVVVPSDYIIPAMIKLDLLKELDHSKLPNLKNLQDTFINPAWDDGNKYTVAYQWGTLGLMYRKDKIKDFDGTWSVMFDAAKREGAFIFIDSVREMLGVAQCYMGMDVNTTDKTELKKLMDKMLEAKHDKYFAGFDVGTGGRSKVAAGTAIAAIVYNGDALRAVADNPDTCAFVNPKGGTIGWVDNMSIPIGAPHPDLAYTFINWVLKPEVGAKLSNWTQYATPNKAAFPFITPEDFKNPAIYPEESYMPSLQFIKDLGNDNKMYDQIWTMVKSR